In a single window of the Eshraghiella crossota genome:
- a CDS encoding M14 family metallopeptidase, with the protein MIEEIVSLQMPVEERLVIKKNRLLPSVTDKSTKRISIVTGTHGDELNGQYVCYKLIEKIKAEPQNLAGIVDVYPSINPLGIDTGTRGIPMNDLDMNRVFPGNDSGAMAEYIAYNIIQDIIGSDMCVDVHSSNIFIKEAPQVRLSPELFEKLLPYAKLMNADIIWALSSAAYLESSLANCLNMFGVPSLVVEMGAGSRISRKYARQTLTGILRLMKELGIWKGDITDEIREPIVAHKGDVSAIHTTRSGLFILEDVEELGVHIRKGTYIGKIVNPLTGEILEDIISPKDGFLFTLREHPVVYKGAIVARICAEHDGGGLDA; encoded by the coding sequence ATGATTGAAGAAATCGTATCATTGCAGATGCCGGTAGAGGAACGTCTGGTAATTAAGAAAAACAGACTTCTTCCTTCCGTAACGGATAAATCTACAAAGAGGATTTCCATAGTTACCGGTACACATGGCGATGAACTTAATGGCCAGTACGTTTGTTATAAATTAATTGAAAAGATTAAAGCAGAACCTCAGAACCTTGCGGGAATAGTTGATGTATATCCTTCAATTAATCCGCTCGGAATTGATACGGGAACAAGAGGGATTCCAATGAATGACCTTGATATGAACAGGGTGTTTCCGGGTAACGACTCCGGTGCAATGGCCGAGTATATTGCTTATAATATAATTCAGGATATAATAGGAAGTGATATGTGTGTTGATGTACATTCTTCCAATATTTTTATAAAGGAAGCCCCACAGGTAAGATTGAGCCCTGAACTTTTTGAAAAACTGCTTCCTTATGCAAAGCTTATGAATGCCGACATAATATGGGCATTGTCATCGGCAGCATATCTTGAATCTTCACTTGCCAACTGTCTTAATATGTTTGGTGTTCCTTCTTTGGTTGTTGAGATGGGAGCAGGGTCAAGAATTTCAAGGAAATATGCGAGACAGACACTTACAGGTATTTTAAGACTTATGAAAGAACTTGGAATATGGAAAGGGGATATAACCGATGAAATCAGGGAACCTATTGTGGCCCATAAGGGTGATGTATCCGCAATCCATACCACAAGATCGGGACTTTTTATCCTTGAAGATGTGGAAGAACTGGGTGTGCATATCCGTAAAGGAACATATATAGGTAAGATAGTTAACCCACTTACCGGAGAGATACTTGAAGACATAATATCACCTAAAGACGGTTTCCTGTTCACACTTAGGGAACATCCTGTTGTATATAAAGGAGCTATTGTGGCACGAATATGTGCGGAGCATGACGGAGGTGGACTTGATGCGTAG
- a CDS encoding M14 family metallopeptidase has product MRREVLYTLEGIYREDFKITGFTFGQGDRAACVVGSMRGNEYQQTYICSQLIKELKKLEEHGQIANGKEILIIPCINQYATNIDKRFWPLDDSDINRKFPGFINGDTTQQIAANLMEVIKGFSYGIQLTSFYMPGNFVPHIRMMETGFQNPSLANLFGLPFVVIRKPKPMDTATLNYNWQMSGTSAFSLYTNCTDYIDDVSARQAVASILRFLTRMGIIKYNNHSGYIAEVINEDDLTSIKSEVSGLYRRVINPGDPVYRGSVIGEIIDPYEGEVINQVTSPTEGLVFFTYTGPTVMEDAVVCKVIRRLHE; this is encoded by the coding sequence ATGCGTAGAGAAGTATTGTATACTCTTGAAGGAATCTACAGGGAAGATTTCAAAATAACAGGTTTTACCTTTGGACAGGGAGACAGGGCAGCATGTGTTGTCGGTTCAATGCGAGGCAATGAATACCAGCAGACATATATATGTTCACAGCTTATCAAAGAACTTAAGAAGTTAGAGGAACATGGACAGATTGCAAATGGCAAGGAGATACTTATTATTCCGTGCATTAATCAGTATGCCACTAATATAGACAAGAGATTCTGGCCGTTAGACGATTCGGATATTAACAGAAAATTCCCCGGATTTATTAACGGAGACACTACACAGCAGATAGCGGCCAATTTAATGGAAGTAATAAAAGGCTTCAGTTACGGAATACAGCTTACAAGTTTTTATATGCCCGGTAATTTTGTACCACATATAAGAATGATGGAGACAGGTTTCCAGAATCCGAGTCTGGCTAACCTTTTCGGACTGCCTTTTGTTGTAATCAGAAAACCTAAGCCTATGGATACGGCAACTCTTAATTATAACTGGCAGATGAGCGGTACAAGTGCTTTTTCACTGTACACAAACTGCACCGATTATATAGATGATGTTTCTGCAAGACAGGCAGTTGCATCTATTCTCAGATTTTTAACAAGAATGGGAATAATCAAATATAACAATCACAGCGGATATATTGCAGAGGTTATTAATGAAGATGACCTTACGTCCATTAAGTCCGAGGTATCCGGTCTTTACAGGCGGGTGATTAATCCGGGAGACCCTGTATACAGAGGCAGCGTTATAGGCGAGATAATAGATCCGTATGAAGGTGAAGTAATAAATCAGGTAACATCACCTACGGAGGGTCTTGTATTTTTTACTTATACAGGCCCTACAGTTATGGAAGATGCGGTAGTTTGCAAAGTAATCCGAAGATTACATGAATAA